The Arcobacter roscoffensis genome segment ATTAATTGAGTTTTTCTTAGACTTTTTTGGCTTGTATTTAAAAGAAGATGAAGTAAAAGCCAAAGATGAGAACTTTGAAACAATTAAGGCTTTTATACATGAGAACTATAAAGAAAATATTACTTTAAAAGATTTATCAGATAAGTTTGATTTAAATGAGTACTATATAATTAGACTTTTCAAAAAACATCTCAATATCACACCCCATTCATATCTTTTAAATTTAAGAGTAAACCATGCAAGAGTATGTTTAAAAGAGGGAATGAGTATAGTAGAAACTGCACTAGAGTGTGGTTTTTATGACCAAAGTCATCTACACAGAAACTTTTTAAACTTTGTAGCCACAACTCCAAAAGAGTACCAACTCAATTTCGTACAATAAAAAAGTTTTCATTTATTATAAACTCTCTTAAATTTAAAATTTAGGAATTTTTATGAGTATATCTTTTTTTATATCTATGCTTTCATTTTGTATAGTATTGTCAATCTCTCCAGGCCCTGTAAATGCAATGATTGTTACATCAGGTTTAAATAATGGCTTTAGAAAAACTTTTTCATTTATTTCAGGTGCAACTATTGGTTTTACTCTTTTACTTTTATCCATTGCATTTACATATGAAAAGTTTTTAATCTCATCAAATAATCAATTTCTTTTGTTTTTAGAAATATTTGGAAGTTTATTTATCATTTATATGGGATATAAAATAGCAAGTACTTCAATGCTTGATTTAAGTGTCAAAGAGAGTAAAACCTTGAAGTTTTATGAAGGCTTTTTATTGCAGTGGCTAAATCCCAAAGCATGGCTTGCTTGTTTAGCCGGTGTTTCTATGTTTGTAAACTCACAAATAACACTTGTTATCTTTGTAATAATGTACTTTGTAGTTTGTTATGTATGTTTGAGTTTATGGGGTATTTTAGGTCATAAGGCAAGTATATTTTTTGATACAGCTCTTAAAGTAAAAGTTTTTAATATGAGTATGGGTATTTTACTGATTATAAGTGCATCTGTTTTGCTACTAAATAATATCTAAATGTTTTTTGTATAAAATGTATTTATGATTAAAAAGACATTATATACAACACTATTTTTAGCATCATCTTTATATGCAGGTTTTCAAGAAATAAAAATTGGAAAGATTGATAGATACTATCAAGATAAAATAAATGAAAGACAATTAAAAACAATCTTAGATGAAATAGAAGAGCACTTTGAGTCAAAACTTGGTTTTGATGTATTTGATTACTCTTCTATGGGAAAACCTATAGATATTCTTTATGTAAAACCATCAAGTATGGAAAGAAGAATAAACAGAGCCATGGATAGATTTGAAAGAAAAAAGGAAAAAATTCAAAGCTATCAAGATGAGTTTGAAACAAAAAAAGTTCAAATTGATAAGCAAACAAAAGTTTATAAAATCTTAGAAAATGAAGTAAATGAAAAAACAGAAGAATTAAATAAATACATCAAAAAAATAAATCAAAGAAGAAATGTATCCCAAGAAGAGTATAAAAAAATACAAACTTATGTAAAAGCAAAAAAAGTAGTTATAAACCAAAAATTAAAAGAGCTAAGGGGTGAACAAAGAGCCTTAAAAAGATTAGTAAATAGTTTTAATAATAAAGTTCATTTATACAATACTCATACTCAAAATTATTATAATCTTGCAAATGAAATTGAGTCTTTAAATAGAGGTTTTAAAAAAGTAAAAGGTCAAGCAATAGGAGTAAAACAAACAGTTTTAAAAACCTATGTAAAAGATGGAGTTACCATAAAAGAAAAAACAGTAACAAATAGTATGAATAAAATAGAGATTTATGGTTTTGAAAGTCTTAGCGAACTAAAAGCTATATTAGCCCATGAAATAGCTCACTTAGTAGGTATTCCTCATATACAAGAGCAGGGTGCTTTACTAAACCCTATCTTGCAAAAAAATCAAAAGCAGAATTTAAATCTAACTTATGATGATATTTTGAACTTTAAAGAGCACTTCTAATTTTTATTAAATTATAAGTTCACCTTTTGGTGTAGCTCTTACTTCTTCTATTTTGAAACATTCGTTTGCTGTATTTCTTGGAGAAGTTTCTAGGTATTTTTCTACAACTTTATGGATTGTAGTTAATTCTTCTTTTTCAAATAGTTCTTCATCAAACTCTTCTTCCATTTTGATAAATTTTAATTCAATAAACTTGTCATTTGCTTTTACTTCAATATCTATGTAATCTAATAACTCTTGAATTAAAAAAAGTCTTGGATCTTCCTCATCTAAGTCTTCTTCATTTGCGATTATGTCAAACAATTCACTTAAGATTACAGGCTCAGGGTTTCTTGAGTCTTTAATATACTCTTCATTAAAAATCTTATTTCCACAATGATTTGAATGGTTAAAATCCATTAAAAAAAGCATTATTGATAGTTTTTTATCATTTAGATGTTTTACTTGCTTATGTAACATATATAAAATTACATTTGCAACTTTAGTCATATCTATATTCAAATAGTTTCCTTTGTTTAAATTAAATGAAGTATACAATATTTATGGTATATAATAGATAATAAAAAAAGGCGTAAAATGAAAATAAAACTATATTATGATAAAGATTGTCCTTTCTGTAAAAAATACGCTCAAATTTTAAAGTTAAAACAAAATCATGAAGTTAGCATTTTTAATGCAAGAGAAAGTCAAGAAGATATTTTATTTTTTAAAGAAAAAGGCTTTGATATAAATGAAGGATTTATTATTTATATAGATGAAAAAGAGATTTTACAAGGAAGTGAAGCTGTTATATTTTTAGATAAATTAAGTGAAAAAAGATTGTTTTTAGTAGATACTTGGTTTTTTAAAAAGATTGCTTATCCAATAATAAAGCAAATAAGAAAAGCAATTTTATTAATACTTGGGAAGAACCCAAATATTAAGTTTTAGATTTGATAATCAGGTGTATTATCATCCCAATCAAAGATAAAACACATAGGTAATTTATCTCTTTTATTTAAGTACTTAGCTGTGATAACACCACTTACAAAAATAGAAATAA includes the following:
- a CDS encoding LysE family translocator, which produces MSISFFISMLSFCIVLSISPGPVNAMIVTSGLNNGFRKTFSFISGATIGFTLLLLSIAFTYEKFLISSNNQFLLFLEIFGSLFIIYMGYKIASTSMLDLSVKESKTLKFYEGFLLQWLNPKAWLACLAGVSMFVNSQITLVIFVIMYFVVCYVCLSLWGILGHKASIFFDTALKVKVFNMSMGILLIISASVLLLNNI
- a CDS encoding matrixin family metalloprotease, producing the protein MIKKTLYTTLFLASSLYAGFQEIKIGKIDRYYQDKINERQLKTILDEIEEHFESKLGFDVFDYSSMGKPIDILYVKPSSMERRINRAMDRFERKKEKIQSYQDEFETKKVQIDKQTKVYKILENEVNEKTEELNKYIKKINQRRNVSQEEYKKIQTYVKAKKVVINQKLKELRGEQRALKRLVNSFNNKVHLYNTHTQNYYNLANEIESLNRGFKKVKGQAIGVKQTVLKTYVKDGVTIKEKTVTNSMNKIEIYGFESLSELKAILAHEIAHLVGIPHIQEQGALLNPILQKNQKQNLNLTYDDILNFKEHF
- a CDS encoding DUF4065 domain-containing protein, which encodes MNIDMTKVANVILYMLHKQVKHLNDKKLSIMLFLMDFNHSNHCGNKIFNEEYIKDSRNPEPVILSELFDIIANEEDLDEEDPRLFLIQELLDYIDIEVKANDKFIELKFIKMEEEFDEELFEKEELTTIHKVVEKYLETSPRNTANECFKIEEVRATPKGELII
- a CDS encoding DCC1-like thiol-disulfide oxidoreductase family protein, encoding MKIKLYYDKDCPFCKKYAQILKLKQNHEVSIFNARESQEDILFFKEKGFDINEGFIIYIDEKEILQGSEAVIFLDKLSEKRLFLVDTWFFKKIAYPIIKQIRKAILLILGKNPNIKF